A genomic region of Gemmata massiliana contains the following coding sequences:
- a CDS encoding prenyltransferase/squalene oxidase repeat-containing protein: MPHSWLLATLAACVVGGVIAVPAPQLACAADDKDKEQKKAIEKAIEKGLEYLKKTQAQDGHWEAQGGQYPTTMTALAGMAFLMEGSTLKEGKYSDQVKKAVDWFLAPARQQANGMLGDVRNPTESTRYMYGQGFGTMFLASVYGEEEDKEQREKLEKLLKKAVEFICKAQTLKKHRKAEGKDMDIGGWGYVSAADGGNFDEGSVTITALQGLRAARNAGIPVPKENIDKAVNYLEACTTTDGGIIYNYTGGVAGRGQGRPPLTAAAICCGFSAGQYKTELPKRWLKYCKDNEGNFLAKGRQAHDEYQTYYFGQAMYSLGDERYGEMFPDQKEKDKWLSWARFKDCYFPQILDNQEKNSGAWTAGGIGPVYTTSINLCLLQLEKGILPIYQR, encoded by the coding sequence ATGCCCCACAGTTGGTTGCTCGCGACCCTGGCGGCGTGTGTGGTGGGCGGCGTGATCGCCGTTCCCGCACCCCAACTGGCCTGCGCTGCCGACGACAAGGACAAGGAACAGAAGAAGGCCATCGAGAAGGCGATCGAGAAAGGGTTGGAGTACCTGAAGAAAACTCAGGCCCAGGACGGCCACTGGGAGGCCCAGGGTGGCCAATACCCGACCACGATGACCGCGCTGGCGGGCATGGCGTTCCTCATGGAAGGAAGCACACTCAAGGAAGGCAAGTACTCCGATCAAGTGAAGAAGGCCGTGGACTGGTTCCTCGCACCCGCACGCCAGCAAGCCAACGGCATGCTCGGCGACGTCCGCAACCCCACCGAATCGACCCGGTACATGTACGGTCAGGGTTTCGGGACGATGTTCCTGGCGAGCGTGTACGGGGAAGAGGAAGACAAGGAGCAGCGCGAGAAGCTCGAGAAGCTGCTGAAGAAGGCGGTGGAGTTCATCTGCAAGGCCCAGACCCTCAAGAAGCACCGCAAGGCCGAGGGCAAGGACATGGACATCGGCGGGTGGGGCTACGTCAGCGCCGCCGACGGGGGGAACTTCGACGAGGGCTCGGTGACCATCACCGCGCTCCAGGGCCTGCGCGCGGCGCGGAACGCGGGGATCCCGGTTCCCAAGGAGAACATCGACAAGGCCGTGAACTACCTCGAGGCGTGCACCACCACCGACGGCGGCATCATCTACAACTACACCGGCGGCGTCGCGGGTCGCGGACAGGGCCGCCCGCCGCTGACGGCCGCGGCGATCTGCTGCGGGTTCAGCGCGGGCCAGTACAAGACCGAGCTCCCCAAGCGCTGGCTCAAGTATTGCAAGGACAACGAAGGTAACTTCTTGGCGAAGGGTCGCCAGGCGCACGACGAGTACCAGACGTACTACTTCGGTCAGGCCATGTACTCACTGGGCGACGAACGGTACGGGGAGATGTTCCCGGACCAGAAGGAGAAGGACAAGTGGCTCTCCTGGGCACGGTTCAAGGACTGCTACTTCCCACAAATCCTCGACAACCAGGAAAAGAACAGCGGCGCCTGGACCGCGGGCGGCATCGGGCCGGTATACACCACCAGCATCAACTTGTGTTTACTCCAACTGGAGAAGGGCATTCTGCCCATCTACCAACGCTAA
- a CDS encoding DUF2309 domain-containing protein, which translates to MAAKNTAHSDPQSHGPGADSPADRLRHIIDHTAHLLPAQGPISVFIHHNTLHAFEHMPFSEAVEHGGELFGCEPYMTEDRYRDALVRGRIRFEDLRAVLASDLGSRASEPFPPYGTRLDLRLALLQYPLQEVRSEAELQWFIEETDALRRVRPEASAAARSKLIGETRRWAMRDLRGNNTEQRPAWLVRVLEEHGSDGVDMLPEEVWEACALESLWHSCLEGVRNVPQTAFAPPVPIRHRDLLLTVAGVDIDIPVNELLTRFCAAFLDQGVAHWQLPNRDEGFFRTFGTLYRQSSAVPNRWLRGLDTELARLLDGNISPLESACASLTTLGVPEAEWNAYIASTLLSLRGWGGMIHQTEERRDRLPTPPKAGSLHEFVAVRLLLERLAIENAARETLDYTGPLEELRAHLRSRLKPWAPPSLQMRAFPIFQLAQVLGWSPDELAAWLTPAAWETLVREIEGFSDIPRRRVFHLAYEARFRAQVLDALALHASRKPTAPRFQVVTCLDEREESFRRHLEEVAPDSETFGAAGFFALPMYYRGATDAHFIPLCPIVITPKHWVAERPDESLEQAHDRVRRTHRVLGRAAHQAHLGSRSLALGTVLAGALGFFASIPLVARTLFPRLTARARNRFGRIVSPTSRTRLVLEREMGCTPGPTNGSLGFTLDELVASAERLLGDLGLTKNFARLVFTIGHGSSSLNNPHKSAYDCGACGGSPGAPNGRGAAQVLNDPRVRRRLEQNGIAIPDSTWFVGGFHNTCNDSVTLFDLDRVPDTHRAEFNRACSEIEQALDRNAHERCRRFMSAPLDLTPAEARRHVEERSEDLAQTRPELGHATNAITHVGRRERTRGLFLDRRAFLTAYDPTQDDENGTILARTMAAIFPVCGGINLEYYFSHTDSPGYGCGTKLPHNITALLGVMDGAASDLRTGLPWQMVEIHEPVRLLIVCETTPEIMHKVLNGNPLGKTMTQNGWVQLAVQSPNSNDIMLYENGDFRPYRPLEARLPTAASSADWYRHCRNHLEFAEIGVM; encoded by the coding sequence ATGGCTGCCAAGAACACCGCACACTCCGACCCTCAGTCTCACGGACCGGGGGCCGATTCACCTGCCGACCGTCTCCGCCACATAATCGACCACACCGCCCATCTGCTGCCCGCTCAGGGACCGATTTCGGTCTTCATTCACCACAACACGCTCCACGCATTCGAGCACATGCCGTTCTCAGAAGCGGTCGAGCACGGGGGCGAGTTGTTCGGGTGCGAGCCGTACATGACTGAGGACCGGTACCGCGACGCGCTCGTGCGCGGGCGCATCCGGTTCGAGGATCTGCGTGCGGTGCTGGCGAGTGACCTCGGTTCGCGGGCGTCGGAACCGTTCCCGCCCTACGGAACGAGGCTGGATCTGCGGTTGGCGCTGCTCCAGTACCCGCTCCAGGAAGTGCGGAGCGAGGCCGAGTTGCAGTGGTTCATCGAAGAAACCGATGCGCTACGCCGGGTGCGGCCCGAAGCGTCGGCCGCGGCGCGGTCCAAGTTGATTGGTGAGACTCGCCGGTGGGCAATGCGTGACCTCCGCGGGAACAACACCGAGCAGCGCCCGGCGTGGCTGGTTCGCGTGCTGGAGGAACACGGCAGCGACGGCGTGGACATGCTGCCCGAAGAGGTCTGGGAAGCATGCGCGTTGGAATCGCTGTGGCACAGTTGCCTCGAAGGGGTGCGGAACGTGCCGCAAACGGCGTTCGCGCCGCCGGTACCGATCCGCCACCGCGACTTGCTGTTGACGGTCGCCGGTGTGGATATCGACATCCCGGTCAACGAACTCCTGACCCGATTCTGCGCCGCGTTCCTCGATCAAGGCGTCGCACACTGGCAGCTCCCGAACCGCGACGAAGGGTTCTTCCGCACGTTCGGGACGCTGTACCGCCAGTCGTCGGCGGTGCCCAACCGGTGGCTCCGCGGGCTGGACACGGAACTGGCCCGGCTATTGGATGGGAACATATCCCCGCTCGAATCCGCGTGTGCGTCGCTGACCACACTCGGTGTCCCGGAAGCCGAGTGGAATGCGTACATCGCTTCAACGCTGCTCTCGCTCCGCGGTTGGGGCGGGATGATCCACCAGACCGAGGAGCGCCGCGACCGGCTTCCGACCCCGCCGAAGGCAGGGAGCCTGCACGAATTCGTCGCGGTGCGGCTGCTCCTGGAACGCCTCGCCATTGAGAACGCGGCGCGCGAAACGCTCGACTACACGGGGCCGCTCGAGGAACTGCGTGCGCACCTGCGATCGCGGCTCAAACCGTGGGCGCCGCCGAGCCTGCAAATGCGCGCGTTCCCGATCTTCCAACTCGCTCAAGTGCTCGGCTGGTCCCCGGACGAACTGGCCGCGTGGCTGACCCCGGCCGCGTGGGAAACGCTCGTGCGCGAGATCGAGGGCTTTTCGGACATCCCGCGCCGGCGCGTGTTCCACCTCGCGTATGAGGCCCGATTTCGCGCGCAAGTTCTGGACGCATTAGCACTGCACGCATCACGGAAGCCGACCGCACCGCGGTTTCAGGTCGTGACGTGTCTGGACGAGCGCGAAGAATCGTTCCGCCGGCACCTGGAAGAAGTCGCTCCGGACAGTGAGACGTTCGGCGCCGCCGGGTTCTTCGCGCTCCCGATGTACTACAGGGGGGCGACCGACGCACACTTCATCCCGCTCTGTCCCATCGTGATTACGCCAAAGCACTGGGTCGCAGAGCGCCCCGACGAGAGCCTGGAACAAGCGCACGATCGGGTGCGCCGAACACACCGGGTGCTCGGGCGGGCCGCTCACCAGGCGCACCTCGGCAGCCGGTCGCTGGCGCTCGGTACGGTGCTCGCGGGCGCCCTCGGGTTTTTTGCCTCGATCCCGCTCGTGGCTCGAACGCTGTTCCCCCGATTGACGGCCCGGGCGCGCAACCGGTTCGGCCGGATCGTGTCCCCCACGTCCCGGACCCGGCTCGTGCTGGAGCGCGAGATGGGGTGTACGCCCGGACCGACGAACGGGAGCCTCGGGTTCACGCTCGACGAACTGGTAGCGAGTGCCGAGCGACTGCTCGGCGACTTGGGTCTGACGAAGAATTTCGCCCGCCTCGTGTTCACGATCGGGCACGGTTCGTCCAGTTTGAACAACCCGCACAAGTCCGCCTACGACTGCGGCGCGTGCGGCGGGTCGCCGGGCGCGCCAAACGGGCGCGGGGCGGCTCAGGTGCTCAACGACCCGCGGGTGCGCCGGCGGCTCGAACAGAACGGGATCGCCATTCCGGACTCGACGTGGTTCGTCGGCGGGTTCCACAACACGTGCAACGATTCGGTCACGCTGTTCGACCTGGACCGCGTGCCGGACACGCACCGGGCGGAGTTCAACCGGGCGTGCTCCGAGATCGAACAGGCACTCGACCGCAACGCACACGAGCGCTGCCGCCGGTTCATGTCTGCGCCCCTGGATCTGACCCCGGCCGAAGCCCGGCGCCACGTCGAGGAGCGGAGCGAGGATCTGGCCCAAACGCGACCGGAATTGGGGCACGCGACCAACGCCATCACGCACGTGGGGCGCCGGGAGCGCACGCGGGGGCTGTTCCTCGATCGGCGCGCGTTCCTGACGGCATACGACCCGACCCAGGACGATGAGAACGGTACCATCCTGGCCCGTACAATGGCCGCGATTTTCCCGGTGTGTGGCGGGATCAACCTCGAATACTACTTCTCGCACACCGATTCGCCTGGGTACGGGTGCGGTACCAAACTCCCGCACAACATCACGGCGCTATTGGGCGTGATGGACGGTGCAGCGAGCGATCTGCGTACCGGGCTACCGTGGCAGATGGTCGAGATCCATGAACCGGTGCGCCTGCTGATCGTGTGCGAAACCACACCCGAGATCATGCACAAGGTGCTCAACGGCAACCCGCTCGGGAAGACGATGACCCAGAACGGTTGGGTTCAGCTCGCCGTGCAATCGCCGAACTCGAACGACATCATGCTCTACGAGAACGGGGACTTCCGCCCCTACCGGCCACTCGAAGCGCGGCTACCGACCGCTGCGTCGTCCGCGGACTGGTACCGTCACTGCCGAAATCACCTGGAGTTCGCGGAAATCGGGGTCATGTGA